The Methanomethylovorans hollandica DSM 15978 genome includes a region encoding these proteins:
- the glnA gene encoding type I glutamate--ammonia ligase: protein MTENGITKEEVLQQVAENDVKFIRTQFTDTLGIIKSWAIPAEDLEGAFKDGVMFDGSSIEGFARIEESDMMLMPDPSTFRILPWRPKEGSVARIIGDVKKPDGTPFEGDPRYVLKQAMDDAAKMGYTMNVGPELEFFLFKLDAEGNPTTHLTDHGGYFDFAPLDKAQDVRRDIDFALEVMGFKLEASHHEVAPSQHEINFRFGDMLSTADKVITFKYVAKSIAYHKGYYISFMPKPLFGVNGSGMHTNQSLMMNGKNAFYDSDAPNGLSQTSMYYIGGMLKYIREFAAVTNSTVNSYKRLVPGYEAPIYVTWSASNRSSLIRIPATRGIGTRVELRCPDPACNPYLAFALMLRAGLDGIKNKIEPPEATNVNIFKLSEEERAKRGIQSLPGSLKEALDLMRGSKFTKEALGEHVFNGFLKAKNAEWDSYKSQVHQWELDNYLSIL, encoded by the coding sequence ATGACAGAAAATGGAATAACCAAAGAGGAAGTATTGCAGCAAGTTGCAGAAAATGATGTAAAGTTCATAAGGACACAGTTCACTGATACTCTCGGTATCATCAAAAGCTGGGCAATTCCTGCAGAGGATCTTGAGGGAGCTTTCAAGGACGGTGTTATGTTTGACGGATCCTCAATAGAGGGTTTCGCAAGGATCGAAGAATCCGACATGATGCTCATGCCCGACCCATCCACTTTCAGGATACTGCCCTGGAGGCCAAAGGAAGGCTCAGTGGCCCGTATCATTGGCGATGTAAAGAAGCCAGATGGTACTCCTTTCGAAGGTGATCCCAGGTATGTCCTGAAGCAAGCCATGGACGATGCTGCAAAAATGGGTTATACAATGAATGTAGGTCCGGAGCTTGAGTTTTTCCTGTTCAAGCTGGACGCAGAAGGTAACCCCACAACACATCTGACCGACCATGGGGGATACTTCGACTTCGCCCCTCTGGACAAGGCACAGGATGTAAGGAGAGACATCGATTTCGCCCTTGAGGTAATGGGCTTTAAGCTGGAAGCTTCTCACCATGAGGTAGCTCCTTCACAGCACGAGATAAACTTCAGGTTCGGTGACATGCTTTCTACGGCAGACAAGGTAATTACCTTCAAGTATGTGGCAAAGTCCATTGCTTACCACAAGGGATATTATATATCCTTCATGCCAAAGCCTCTGTTCGGTGTGAACGGTTCAGGTATGCATACTAACCAGTCCCTGATGATGAACGGCAAAAACGCGTTCTATGACTCCGATGCACCAAATGGACTCTCACAGACGTCCATGTATTATATAGGAGGCATGCTGAAATATATTAGAGAGTTTGCTGCAGTCACCAACTCAACCGTGAACTCCTACAAGAGACTTGTGCCTGGGTATGAAGCCCCTATATACGTAACATGGTCTGCTTCCAACAGGAGCTCTCTTATCAGGATCCCTGCAACAAGAGGCATTGGCACAAGGGTCGAGCTAAGGTGCCCCGACCCTGCGTGTAACCCATACCTTGCATTCGCCCTGATGCTGCGTGCTGGTCTTGATGGTATAAAGAACAAGATCGAGCCACCAGAAGCCACAAACGTGAACATCTTCAAGCTCAGTGAAGAAGAGCGTGCTAAGCGAGGTATCCAGTCTCTCCCCGGCAGCCTGAAGGAGGCTCTTGATCTCATGCGTGGCAGCAAGTTCACAAAGGAGGCTCTTGGTGAACATGTCTTCAATGGTTTCCTTAAGGCAAAGAATGCTGAATGGGATTCATACAAGTCACAGGTTCACCAGTGGGAACTGGACAACTACCTGAGCATATTGTAA
- a CDS encoding M20 metallopeptidase family protein: protein MFLPSLEQWIIQKRREFHRYPELSFNECMTQKRIMDSLKEFGLESSSIAGTGVVAEITGNGPGPCIAIRADTDALPIQEEESDHNGEYISCHKGVMHACGHDGHTAIVLGVARMLFEKRHEFSGKVRLIFQPAEEQYPGGACQVIEHGGLEGVDAIIGLHIFGDVDVGNVRFCPGPFMASSNDFSVRIIGKGGHVSTPGYCVNPIEMAADVISRARLESARKVDPSRHVFGFGAVTGGTRSNIIPDEVQIFGSFRTFNEMDTVTIENALENILGSIMNKYSDKDLAGVPSYELDVLHGYPVLVNNPDFTAAASRLLKQLFVNVDDNASPIFGSEDFAYYLRQVPGMFLFLGTRNPEKDIIENNHSSSFDLDEAVLMQGVQILCSIALDFLKKPEEYIY, encoded by the coding sequence ATGTTCCTGCCCTCTCTTGAACAATGGATCATACAAAAGCGACGCGAGTTTCACAGGTATCCTGAACTAAGCTTCAATGAATGTATGACTCAGAAGAGAATAATGGATTCTCTTAAGGAGTTTGGTCTTGAAAGCAGTTCTATAGCTGGTACCGGTGTTGTGGCAGAGATCACGGGCAATGGTCCAGGGCCCTGTATTGCAATACGTGCTGATACAGATGCTCTGCCAATACAGGAGGAGGAAAGTGATCACAATGGCGAATATATCTCTTGCCACAAAGGGGTCATGCACGCATGCGGCCACGATGGCCATACAGCAATTGTATTGGGTGTGGCCCGCATGCTCTTTGAAAAGAGGCATGAGTTCTCTGGTAAAGTTAGGTTAATATTCCAACCTGCGGAGGAACAATATCCAGGGGGTGCCTGTCAGGTCATTGAACATGGGGGGCTTGAAGGTGTCGATGCTATTATAGGTCTTCACATCTTCGGTGATGTGGATGTCGGTAATGTGCGCTTCTGCCCAGGTCCTTTTATGGCAAGTTCCAATGATTTCAGTGTCAGGATCATAGGAAAGGGTGGACACGTATCAACACCTGGGTACTGTGTGAACCCCATTGAAATGGCTGCTGATGTTATATCTAGGGCAAGGCTGGAAAGTGCCAGGAAGGTTGATCCATCCAGACATGTCTTTGGCTTTGGAGCGGTCACCGGTGGTACCCGCTCAAACATAATACCTGACGAAGTGCAGATATTCGGAAGTTTCAGGACATTTAATGAAATGGATACAGTAACGATTGAAAATGCGTTGGAGAATATACTAGGCTCTATCATGAATAAATATTCCGATAAAGATCTTGCTGGTGTTCCATCTTATGAGCTGGATGTGTTGCACGGTTACCCTGTACTTGTGAACAATCCAGATTTTACGGCAGCAGCCAGCAGGCTACTTAAGCAGTTATTCGTAAATGTGGATGATAATGCATCTCCTATCTTCGGCTCCGAGGATTTTGCTTATTATTTACGTCAGGTGCCTGGTATGTTCCTGTTTCTGGGTACCCGCAATCCGGAGAAAGATATTATAGAAAACAACCATTCCAGCAGTTTTGATCTGGATGAAGCTGTCCTTATGCAGGGTGTGCAAATACTCTGTTCTATTGCTCTTGATTTCTTGAAAAAGCCAGAGGAATATATCTATTGA
- the mptA gene encoding GTP cyclohydrolase MptA, whose amino-acid sequence MELSTVILPDIQANKPKIPMNLTRVGVTNVKKLVAVKRKDKRPVMLISTFDIFVDLPSDRKGANLSRNFEAVDEVLEKAVNMPVYEIEQLCSDVALNLLVRHEYATRAEVHLKSEYVIKRESPATKMECQEVVEIFAEAKAGREEGGNINVTKLIGAEVVGMTACPCAQEIMTDNARKQLEEIGVENRKIAEFLHRVPMATHNQRGRGIISIEVASDDFIFLEKVISIIERSMSSSVFELLKRSDEAMVVQTAHKNPKFVEDCVRTMAHNVVKEFKDLPDDAIVTIKQINEESIHRHNAFAERVATMGELRKEISN is encoded by the coding sequence ATGGAACTTTCTACTGTTATATTGCCGGATATACAGGCTAATAAGCCTAAGATACCTATGAACCTGACTCGCGTAGGTGTGACGAACGTTAAAAAACTAGTGGCTGTCAAACGAAAAGACAAACGTCCTGTCATGCTTATATCTACATTCGATATCTTTGTTGACCTGCCTTCTGATAGGAAAGGAGCCAACCTTTCCCGCAATTTCGAGGCTGTTGATGAAGTTCTTGAAAAGGCGGTCAATATGCCTGTTTATGAAATAGAGCAGTTATGTAGTGATGTTGCTCTTAACTTGCTTGTGAGGCATGAATATGCTACAAGGGCAGAAGTACATCTGAAGAGTGAATACGTGATCAAACGGGAATCTCCAGCGACTAAGATGGAATGTCAGGAAGTGGTGGAGATATTCGCTGAAGCGAAAGCCGGAAGGGAAGAGGGAGGTAACATCAATGTCACCAAGCTCATCGGAGCTGAAGTTGTGGGGATGACAGCTTGTCCATGTGCTCAGGAGATCATGACGGACAATGCCCGTAAACAGCTTGAAGAAATTGGTGTGGAAAATAGGAAAATAGCTGAATTCCTCCACCGTGTGCCCATGGCAACTCACAACCAGAGGGGAAGGGGAATTATCTCCATTGAAGTTGCAAGTGATGATTTTATTTTCCTTGAAAAGGTTATTTCTATCATTGAGCGATCAATGAGCTCAAGTGTCTTCGAATTGCTGAAGCGCTCTGATGAAGCTATGGTAGTTCAGACGGCTCACAAGAACCCAAAGTTTGTGGAAGACTGTGTGCGTACCATGGCTCATAATGTTGTAAAAGAGTTCAAGGATCTCCCGGATGATGCAATAGTGACAATTAAACAGATCAACGAGGAAAGTATTCACCGTCATAATGCCTTTGCTGAAAGGGTTGCAACTATGGGTGAACTTCGTAAAGAGATCAGTAACTGA
- the hdrC gene encoding CoB--CoM heterodisulfide reductase subunit C, protein MKENNVQEQLKEAGIDILKCMQCGMCTGSCPSGRHTSLNVRRLIRHAMRSQDVLEDKELWMCTTCYNCQERCPRRIDIVDVILRIRSIAAHEGIILPEHKQVIELLLEYGHAVPIDEMNMNKREELGLERLPETVYKDPEALNEVKKLLNACKLAKIIDQ, encoded by the coding sequence ATGAAAGAGAACAATGTACAGGAACAACTGAAAGAAGCAGGCATAGACATATTGAAGTGCATGCAATGTGGAATGTGTACTGGAAGCTGCCCCTCTGGTCGCCACACCAGCCTGAATGTACGCAGACTCATTAGGCATGCCATGAGATCCCAGGATGTACTTGAAGATAAGGAGCTCTGGATGTGTACCACATGTTATAACTGCCAGGAGCGCTGCCCACGCCGCATTGACATAGTAGATGTCATCCTCAGGATCCGGTCCATTGCAGCCCACGAGGGTATTATATTGCCTGAGCATAAGCAAGTAATAGAACTGCTCCTGGAATATGGACACGCTGTGCCTATAGATGAGATGAACATGAATAAAAGAGAAGAACTCGGACTGGAAAGATTGCCCGAAACAGTGTATAAGGACCCTGAAGCCTTGAATGAGGTCAAAAAGCTTCTTAATGCCTGTAAGTTGGCAAAGATCATAGACCAATAG
- a CDS encoding GNAT family N-acetyltransferase gives MIIKVFSPLLNSSVKKFVVSVLASEGFAYDIEKDLDLDNISANYLEDGGIFYVAFTKGRIIGTCAVKKRSEGKCEVKRLYVHKDFRRLGIGSELLGKALQFASEHYNTVTLKTNTSLGPAITLYLKTGFSVQKEEKEVIYLTMDMR, from the coding sequence TTGATCATAAAGGTTTTTTCCCCGTTACTTAATTCTTCCGTAAAAAAATTCGTGGTGAGCGTACTGGCATCCGAAGGTTTTGCTTACGATATAGAGAAGGATCTTGATCTGGATAATATTTCAGCAAATTACCTTGAGGATGGAGGTATCTTTTATGTGGCTTTCACAAAGGGTAGAATTATCGGCACCTGTGCTGTGAAAAAGAGAAGTGAGGGAAAATGTGAAGTCAAGAGGCTGTATGTTCACAAGGATTTCAGAAGATTGGGAATTGGTTCTGAACTCCTGGGGAAAGCTCTGCAATTTGCAAGCGAGCATTATAATACAGTAACCCTAAAAACCAATACTTCTCTTGGGCCAGCTATTACTTTATACTTAAAGACCGGCTTTTCAGTGCAAAAAGAAGAAAAAGAAGTCATATATCTTACCATGGATATGCGCTGA
- the argB gene encoding acetylglutamate kinase: MTLKRENVLIEALPYIRKFHNAIMVIKVGGHAMVDKQIMSDIIEDVVLLKFVGIHPIIVHGGGPEITEKMNRMGKKPKFVGGLRITDDETLEIARMVLVGNINTDIVSLIGRHGGKGIGLSGKDGKLIVAKKMAAQKVMIENIEHEVDLGWVGETEIINTEIVEIVTKHGYIPVISPIAIDSSGRGLNINADTVAGDIAAALRAQKLILMTDVPGILRNIEDKSSRISRVKLEDVEKLVREGVISGGMVPKLRGAVTAVESGVQRVHIIDGSVSHSVLLELFTDTGIGTMVYRGEDGE, encoded by the coding sequence GTGACGCTGAAAAGAGAGAACGTGTTGATAGAGGCCCTTCCTTACATAAGGAAGTTCCATAATGCCATAATGGTCATCAAAGTAGGTGGCCATGCCATGGTAGATAAACAGATAATGAGTGACATCATTGAAGATGTTGTCCTGCTGAAGTTCGTGGGCATACATCCTATAATAGTGCATGGCGGTGGACCGGAGATAACCGAGAAGATGAACCGCATGGGAAAGAAACCCAAATTTGTAGGTGGATTACGCATCACAGATGATGAAACCCTTGAAATTGCCCGCATGGTATTGGTGGGTAATATAAATACTGATATCGTGTCCCTTATAGGCAGGCATGGAGGAAAGGGAATTGGCCTGTCCGGCAAAGATGGTAAGCTCATCGTTGCAAAGAAAATGGCTGCCCAGAAGGTTATGATAGAGAACATAGAGCATGAGGTTGACCTGGGGTGGGTGGGAGAAACCGAAATAATCAACACAGAGATTGTGGAAATTGTTACAAAACATGGTTATATTCCTGTAATATCTCCAATTGCCATTGATTCCAGCGGAAGAGGACTTAACATAAATGCGGATACTGTAGCCGGCGACATTGCCGCTGCTCTAAGAGCACAGAAACTCATTCTCATGACAGACGTACCAGGGATCCTGAGGAACATAGAAGATAAGTCTTCCCGCATATCCAGAGTAAAACTTGAAGACGTGGAAAAACTGGTGAGAGAGGGAGTCATCTCAGGCGGTATGGTGCCTAAGTTAAGGGGTGCTGTGACCGCAGTGGAAAGTGGTGTACAAAGAGTGCACATAATAGATGGGAGCGTATCTCACTCGGTCCTGCTGGAACTCTTCACCGACACCGGGATAGGGACAATGGTGTACAGAGGCGAGGATGGGGAGTGA
- a CDS encoding nucleotidyltransferase domain-containing protein: protein MLKTRLRDFFITMDDWIFAVSDYFHPQGIRSTLRYVPDDGGERQMNGKRYRKYDFDDSFSFMRKHRPEWVEDVHVVPEEQVKRILSPNEAIQHLMASDSRIAAIVKVLEEAGVPRSHMGVTGSLLPGLQNETSDVDFVVYGKYWFTARDAIDGEKKRSGPIEDISMEMWERIYKKRIPEISFEEFVVHEKRKGNRGMVEGTYFDLLFVRDWEQIKEPTARGKDSGTMRIEATVTNADLAFDSPAVYKVEHPEIDHVLSYTHTYAGQALPGELIEAQGVVERVGDKKRLVVGTSREPKGEWIRSLTLLKKENMI, encoded by the coding sequence ATGCTGAAAACACGGCTCAGGGACTTTTTTATAACAATGGATGACTGGATATTCGCTGTATCCGATTATTTCCATCCCCAAGGGATACGTTCGACACTGCGATACGTACCAGATGATGGAGGGGAACGGCAGATGAACGGAAAAAGGTACCGCAAGTATGATTTCGATGATTCTTTCAGTTTTATGAGAAAGCACCGGCCTGAATGGGTGGAAGACGTACATGTGGTGCCTGAAGAGCAGGTGAAAAGGATACTTTCCCCCAATGAGGCTATACAACATCTTATGGCCTCAGATAGCCGGATAGCTGCAATCGTAAAAGTCCTTGAAGAAGCAGGGGTGCCAAGGTCACATATGGGAGTTACAGGCTCATTGTTGCCGGGATTGCAGAATGAGACATCGGACGTGGATTTTGTTGTATATGGAAAATATTGGTTTACAGCCAGAGATGCCATTGACGGGGAAAAGAAAAGATCCGGACCAATAGAAGATATAAGCATGGAGATGTGGGAAAGGATATACAAAAAGCGCATTCCGGAGATATCTTTTGAAGAGTTCGTAGTCCATGAGAAACGGAAAGGGAACAGAGGTATGGTGGAAGGCACATATTTCGACCTGCTTTTCGTGAGAGACTGGGAACAGATAAAAGAGCCTACTGCAAGAGGAAAGGATAGTGGGACCATGAGAATAGAGGCAACAGTGACAAATGCAGATCTTGCCTTTGACAGCCCTGCAGTGTATAAAGTGGAGCACCCTGAAATAGACCACGTGTTGTCCTACACCCATACTTACGCAGGGCAAGCTTTACCTGGAGAACTTATTGAAGCTCAAGGAGTAGTAGAAAGAGTGGGAGATAAGAAACGGCTTGTAGTCGGTACTTCACGTGAACCAAAGGGAGAATGGATTCGTTCACTTACTTTGCTGAAAAAAGAGAACATGATTTGA
- a CDS encoding class II glutamine amidotransferase: MCGIIGVIDRGQSGMDGSGIKEALSLMNERGSGEGAGYVAYGIYPDYPDYYALHVFYDNLVEPKKKVDDLLEKWGRVFQQEEIPTYEQPGLRKKHIPWRYFYKPHKDLVVGSSTPEDDLVKTLVMDINSRIDGALVFSSGINMGVFKAAGWPEDVANFYRIQDYKGYIWLAHNRYPTNTPGWWGGAHPFNLLDWSVVHNGEITSYGTNRQYVESNGYKCTMSTDTEVVAYLFDILGRRHGLSEDLVVKALAPPFWDEIDAMPERQRKIDHAMRLTYGAAQMNGPFAIVVATSQGIVGFTDRIKLRPLVVAENGNKLYISSEEAAIRVMDPDVQNIRMPRAGEPVIGRVIV, from the coding sequence ATGTGCGGAATTATAGGCGTTATAGACCGGGGCCAGTCTGGCATGGACGGCTCAGGTATAAAAGAGGCCCTCAGCCTGATGAACGAACGAGGAAGTGGAGAAGGTGCGGGTTATGTAGCTTATGGCATATACCCGGATTATCCGGATTATTATGCTCTTCATGTCTTCTATGACAACTTAGTAGAGCCGAAAAAGAAGGTAGATGACCTGCTCGAAAAGTGGGGACGCGTATTTCAACAGGAAGAGATCCCTACCTATGAGCAACCCGGCCTTAGGAAGAAACATATTCCTTGGCGGTATTTCTATAAGCCTCATAAGGATCTTGTGGTAGGCAGTTCCACACCTGAAGATGATCTTGTAAAGACACTTGTGATGGATATCAACTCCCGTATAGATGGTGCTCTGGTGTTCTCTTCAGGGATCAACATGGGAGTGTTCAAAGCGGCTGGCTGGCCGGAGGATGTTGCGAATTTTTACCGCATACAGGATTACAAGGGTTACATATGGCTTGCTCATAACCGTTATCCAACGAACACTCCAGGTTGGTGGGGAGGCGCCCATCCATTCAATCTGCTTGACTGGTCAGTGGTCCACAATGGCGAGATCACTTCTTACGGTACTAACAGGCAGTATGTGGAAAGCAATGGCTACAAGTGTACTATGTCCACGGATACCGAGGTTGTAGCTTACCTCTTTGATATTCTGGGCAGGCGCCATGGATTATCTGAAGATCTGGTTGTCAAGGCTTTGGCTCCTCCTTTCTGGGATGAGATCGATGCAATGCCCGAAAGACAGCGGAAGATAGATCACGCCATGCGTCTCACATACGGGGCTGCCCAGATGAATGGACCTTTTGCCATAGTTGTGGCTACCAGCCAGGGTATAGTAGGGTTCACTGACCGTATCAAGCTACGTCCTTTGGTCGTGGCTGAGAACGGAAACAAGCTCTATATCTCCAGCGAGGAGGCAGCTATCAGAGTGATGGACCCGGATGTGCAGAACATCCGTATGCCTAGGGCAGGCGAACCGGTCATAGGGAGGGTTATTGTATGA
- a CDS encoding N-acetyltransferase has translation MIRKATVKDVEAMKNIINAYAKQEKMLPRSYNELYQYIRSFYVYEKDGEVIGCCALQVVWEDLAEVLSFAVKPEYARQGIGSQLLNACMGDAHELHIKRIFTLTYVPQFFEKHGFVRADKSTLPHKVWSGCINCPKFPDCDEIALIKTIE, from the coding sequence ATGATCCGTAAGGCCACTGTCAAAGATGTCGAAGCAATGAAGAACATCATAAATGCATATGCGAAACAGGAGAAGATGCTTCCCCGATCATACAATGAGCTGTACCAGTACATCCGCAGTTTCTATGTATACGAGAAGGATGGCGAGGTAATAGGATGCTGTGCCCTGCAAGTAGTATGGGAAGACCTGGCAGAGGTACTTTCTTTCGCTGTGAAACCTGAATATGCCCGACAGGGAATAGGATCCCAATTGCTTAATGCCTGCATGGGAGATGCGCACGAACTGCATATAAAAAGGATATTCACCCTCACTTATGTGCCACAATTTTTCGAAAAACATGGATTTGTAAGAGCGGACAAATCTACACTCCCTCATAAAGTATGGAGTGGCTGCATAAACTGCCCTAAGTTTCCTGACTGTGATGAGATAGCTCTGATCAAAACTATAGAGTGA
- a CDS encoding DUF2098 domain-containing protein: MDEVSDSVQAQDLNGTPITIGSYVLYLNTGTAGQVTELKQEEGTIWALMDTTGLYYNVQALVITDASAIKVKQEHETGKADIDDLAREQTPERIVDIGQVTGGG, from the coding sequence ATGGATGAAGTTTCAGATTCTGTCCAGGCCCAAGACCTAAACGGAACTCCTATAACTATTGGCTCATATGTACTATATCTTAATACAGGTACAGCAGGGCAGGTTACAGAACTCAAGCAGGAAGAGGGTACTATATGGGCTCTGATGGACACTACCGGACTCTATTATAATGTCCAGGCTCTTGTGATTACCGATGCAAGTGCCATCAAGGTGAAACAAGAACATGAAACTGGCAAAGCGGATATAGATGATCTTGCCAGGGAGCAAACTCCGGAAAGGATCGTTGATATAGGTCAGGTTACAGGTGGAGGATAA
- a CDS encoding non-histone chromosomal MC1 family protein: protein MVETRNFVLRDKNGNEHGVFTGKQPRQAALKVANRGKGTKTKPETIKLRERGTKKIHVFKGWRENVDAPKNKPDWMPDKISKPFVKKVGIEKLDKI, encoded by the coding sequence ATGGTTGAAACAAGGAACTTTGTACTGAGAGATAAGAACGGAAACGAACACGGTGTATTCACCGGGAAACAGCCGCGTCAGGCAGCATTGAAAGTCGCTAACCGCGGCAAAGGAACAAAAACAAAACCAGAAACCATAAAGCTCCGCGAGAGGGGAACCAAGAAGATCCACGTCTTCAAGGGCTGGAGAGAAAATGTAGACGCCCCCAAGAACAAGCCGGACTGGATGCCCGATAAGATCAGCAAGCCTTTCGTGAAGAAAGTGGGCATCGAGAAGCTCGACAAAATCTAA
- the hdrB gene encoding CoB--CoM heterodisulfide reductase subunit B, with protein sequence MAPLALFLGCVIPNRYPGIEMATRLCLAKLDIDCTDLPGASCCPAPGVFRSFDSPTWLAVAGRNLTLGEDMQRDLLTICNGCFGSLADANHTLKENDELREKTNGFLGEIDRQFKGTIDVRHIAEFLYSDIGTGKIKEAVEKTLGLKVAVHYGCHLIKPSRDRGLGSFERPRFFDELVEATGCMSVEYSDKMECCGAGGGMRSGHKERSLAMAEHKLSKIKEAGVDCIVNACPFCHMQLDAGQQEIEKAFGKDYSTPVLHYSQLLGLALGFPPEMLGIHLNVVQNKEFAEKIKVVMEDN encoded by the coding sequence ATGGCACCACTTGCACTTTTTCTGGGATGCGTTATCCCTAACAGATATCCGGGCATAGAGATGGCCACAAGGCTATGCCTTGCAAAGCTGGACATTGACTGCACTGACCTGCCCGGAGCTTCCTGCTGCCCTGCACCCGGAGTATTCCGTTCATTTGACAGCCCTACCTGGCTGGCAGTGGCGGGGCGCAACCTTACACTTGGAGAGGATATGCAGCGCGACCTTCTTACCATATGTAACGGTTGTTTTGGATCTCTTGCAGATGCAAACCACACATTGAAGGAAAACGACGAGCTGAGGGAAAAGACAAATGGATTCCTGGGAGAGATAGACCGCCAGTTCAAAGGAACAATAGATGTGCGCCATATAGCCGAATTTCTTTACTCAGATATTGGAACAGGGAAGATAAAAGAAGCCGTTGAGAAAACTCTTGGACTGAAAGTAGCAGTTCACTACGGATGCCATCTTATAAAACCATCCAGGGACAGGGGACTTGGCAGTTTTGAAAGACCACGTTTCTTTGATGAACTTGTGGAAGCTACAGGTTGCATGAGCGTTGAATACTCTGATAAGATGGAATGCTGTGGAGCCGGGGGGGGTATGCGATCCGGACATAAAGAAAGATCTCTTGCAATGGCAGAACACAAATTATCAAAGATAAAAGAGGCGGGTGTTGATTGCATAGTCAATGCATGTCCATTCTGCCACATGCAACTGGACGCAGGTCAGCAGGAGATAGAAAAAGCATTTGGTAAAGACTATAGTACACCTGTGCTGCATTATTCCCAGCTTCTCGGGCTTGCCCTGGGATTCCCCCCTGAAATGCTGGGTATCCATCTGAATGTCGTACAGAACAAGGAATTCGCGGAAAAGATAAAAGTAGTGATGGAAGACAACTAA